One Tetrapisispora phaffii CBS 4417 chromosome 2, complete genome genomic region harbors:
- the TPHA0B03680 gene encoding uncharacterized protein (similar to Saccharomyces cerevisiae YCL012C; ancestral locus Anc_1.407), translating into MFPSLSVKQLFWMHIFMLSVIFAYRKREYLSGQLSSLRNRYNRRYIRSEGINSSFSDDIEAGLSSTNFDLESGNVGDQREGLDDIAKEEIKKIMAEKNLSFDAARLAYTEEKFGKNNIAADGMPKDPKTVTLA; encoded by the coding sequence ATGTTTCCATCACTTAGTGTCAAGCAATTATTCTGGATGCATATCTTTATGTTATCTGTTATATTTGCATACAGGAAAAGAGAGTATCTATCAGGTCAGCTTTCTTCGCTACGTAACAGATACAATCGTAGATATATACGCAGTGAAGGCAtaaattcttcatttaGCGATGACATAGAAGCTGGTTTAAGTTCAACTAATTTTGATCTTGAGTCCGGAAATGTTGGGGATCAAAGGGAAGGTTTAGATGATATAgccaaagaagaaataaagaaaataatggctgaaaaaaatttaagcTTTGATGCTGCCAGACTAGCTTATACTGAGGAAAAATTCggtaaaaataatattgcaGCAGATGGTATGCCAAAAGATCCTAAAACTGTTACATTAGCATGA
- the SGF29 gene encoding Sgf29p (similar to Saccharomyces cerevisiae SGF29 (YCL010C); ancestral locus Anc_1.409), translating to MENQWNSVVSSLQDIYNANEVNNFDEDVALKELNFNDLSNDSLTSHITQLQEHMENVNRAKRLLSSIRENLNYIINDTDSKNREDPFTKIESTSNASSSTVTTRAHNNTSIPNNNALLRDRTGETATGANTRIKQETHTEPITPAGKNNGSGTNGKIYWVSQYNAITSIKLGSNVAYKPKKSIDGEWFHCEVVKISIDGLRFEVKDPEPDEFGNPGKIFKCTWKDIILIPPENATKAQMPNYPTNTRVLARYPETTTFYPAIIISTKRDGTCRLKFDGEEEVDRETELPRRYVLPLPNISAKPFKK from the coding sequence ATGGAGAATCAATGGAACTCCGTCGTTTCTTCTTTGCAGGATATCTATAATGCTAATgaagttaataattttgacGAAGATGTGgctttaaaagaattaaattttaatgactTATCAAATGATTCATTGACAAGTCATATTACTCAATTACAAGAACACATGGAAAATGTAAATAGAGCTAAAAGGTTACTGAGTTCAATTAGAgagaatttaaattatataataaacgATACCGATTCAAAAAACCGTGAAGATccatttacaaaaattgaatcaaCATCAAACGCTAGCTCAAGTACCGTTACCACAAGAGCACATAATAATACATCAATCCCTAATAATAATGCTCTTTTAAGAGACAGAACAGGTGAAACTGCAACTGGCGCAAATACAAGAATTAAACAGGAAACACACACAGAACCTATAACTCCTGCGGGTAAAAACAATGGGAGTGGCACTAATGGTAAAATTTATTGGGTGAGTCAATATAATGCAATCACATCAATAAAGTTAGGATCTAATGTAGCATATAAACCTAAGAAATCAATCGATGGAGAATGGTTTCATTGCGAGGTTGTAAAAATATCGATCGATGGATTGAGATTTGAAGTCAAAGATCCAGAACCAGATGAGTTTGGAAACCCAggtaaaatattcaaatgtACTTGGAAAGATATAATTCTAATACCACCTGAAAATGCAACCAAAGCTCAAATGCCAAATTATCCTACCAATACAAGGGTGTTAGCTAGATATCCAGAGACTACGACATTCTATCCtgcaataataataagCACCAAAAGAGACGGAACTTGTAGACTAAAATTTGAtggagaagaagaagtagATAGAGAAACAGAACTTCCTAGAAGATACGTGCTTCCATTACCCAACATTTCAGCAAAaccatttaaaaaataa
- the BUD3 gene encoding Bud3p (similar to Saccharomyces cerevisiae BUD3 (YCL014W); ancestral locus Anc_1.406): MSADENTSDYSDEKLIEVPKLDSNPQIDSVDASKSETNTNQEITLFNNLTFNNIGQDHDGYDDDDLKLMSDIIKKADIFQGTDEIIWGRFIIFVKKVKGSTTTDALVLDKLGTTLLKDLDFSKKSQYHSAVENLDPEFQKNDTRKNIAVALLMKYNTLTTAQVNRIKSKTIKYTYDPRHAGGLASRCIDLLEKKDKLDRNTLIKKVEKYILSVGLVQKRTVNSVLLDVVYDNTEAKVDMNNQIVYYLGEQLEQLFNPLSEYSPEQTEYTYRPPDEDTSETAGEYESNILQKLDDETDLVQSICNELIQFQTNFALNLVDFLQKFLIPLRVEALNGNIKNLSTVKLNRLFPPTIDEVTRINCIFLDSLKLASPYGAYEIMKACDITIPYFYKAYTRHEAATKDYSKNITLFLEKFKDNIPYSDTYNKIKLETIIKGPQEKLLKLKLILNRLWESKKWPKSQESQAKIWYDNTIDIIHSFATLKEPISSYSTRVFTPSGKILTELAKHWPVELQYKWLKRRVVGVFDVEITNDSNTRGLIVIFSDYIVFLEIQNSNQYYEKSRLRNKPLLSDILMNSLINEIALPPKIPTLSVKHYCYINNISVSIFEDDNIRFDSYNNDNVFSISYKLISNSSTVRQVADLVTKASILEKDTAFHLFRSLTKNISLYSTAHELVSYNDEGVKSKFALFLNTTPDKELLTVNKLHAAIFARIVDVDDIPNMELTVITSDNRKKKVIIKANKLREELCNILSLELTNCFSSLRSPFYSQLLKANEFLIEETSKRIVMHKKDEEKESLKKNKKEETLEEFDFSHQKTKSFSTITTFRSYASDLHDVSDTELKSNLTEEKKNKSVANKSSVVKQLDSIKEGKQNDLKAQNNAKSQGKLSSQSNRTSQSNLKTQNKVTVDSIKNNSTKIPVKTKPIKVKAVSKQEKSKKDNKSGFLTNFKGMFKKTKQNKTSDIKSITTKSNKIKTSKKQSSKPSKVHTDKNIVPDPKLKENKAKKSSSVQNKPEKSNKTVKSNSSNANEDNDPSASINNQRISSVVRNKDFGKPSIEVGTGLTDKDCSSNGIIQSDETALLGDKVMKSIEKLTAANDDETNSNDNHSRESLSSAKNLTEANENIQESTDDLVNKTFDDDPFGNYEIQKEPLNSKERDNANGSEELPKVLTSNIDKEVKVKTMNKELKGSVELIANDVYDKRLPSLPHSSETNDTILSQSQSQSQSSNHLEKIGDFISKLETKKNDSNPLDASTNGKLVNHIFPIIPKPTKKAVNIERSESFIELFELTRLVIDEVDGNYNWKRLGTNTLSDNVAIQKNKSKLIPEQPTIPEQPTIFEQQEEFFDASEFVEEGEHDEIIPPKNIIVESETSNLSANSNDAANHTIDFLEEIGDMMDNILKPDSKKVSSTTNNQPKFKVISNSPVRIINKTFKAQDSTQVPNQLDNVPDLQLVDDERSVHNKVVAIAPNEVDIPSKNQQVNEHSSKKNENTDMLDDLDFSSFDISFDNSTINTSAVNSPERELTNVGINRRQLTNTGPTVYKLPPLSMNERVISGSKKLNNITNNKLTIPNSGSFVEDVIWVSPSKLTLDDESNTSNHIADNFDTKKDNNSNSPFLISSQDNMNSKPKSSNSAKLSSEFSYAYLANYLEISQDDEEKHKLPEKLQFNE, translated from the coding sequence ATGTCAGCAGACGAAAATACCTCTGATTATTCTGATGAGAAATTAATCGAAGTTCCAAAGCTTGACTCCAATCCTCAAATTGATTCTGTGGATGCTTCAAAATCTGAAACAAATACTAATCAAGAGattacattatttaataatttaacttttaaCAATATAGGGCAAGATCACGATGGTTATgacgatgatgatttaaaattaatgtCAGATATCATAAAAAAGGCAGATATTTTCCAAGGGACAGATGAAATCATATGGGGTCGATTTATAATATTCGTTAAAAAAGTAAAGGGGTCTACGACAACCGATGCCTTAGTGTTAGATAAACTGGGTACTACATTACTCAAAGATCTAGATTTTTCTAAAAAATCTCAATATCATTCAGCAGTTGAAAATTTAGATCCTGAATTCCAAAAAAATGACACGAGAAAAAACATAGCAGTTgcattattaatgaaatacaATACCCTCACAACTGCTCAAGTTAATAGAATAAAGTCGAAAACCATAAAATATACTTATGATCCTAGACATGCTGGTGGCTTAGCAAGTAGATGTATTGATCTATTAGAAAAAAAGGATAAACTCGATAGAAATACATTAATAAAGAAggttgaaaaatatattttatctGTTGGTTTGGTTCAAAAAAGAACAGTTAATTCAGTATTATTAGATGTCGTTTATGATAATACTGAAGCTAAAGTTGATATGAATAATCAGATTGTATATTATCTTGGAGAGCAATTAGAACAACTATTTAATCCTCTTTCTGAATATTCACCAGAACAAACAGAATATACCTACAGGCCGCCTGATGAAGATACCTCTGAAACAGCTGGAGAATATGAAAGtaatatattacaaaaattagaTGATGAGACTGATTTGGTTCAATCAATTTGTAATGAGCTAATACAATTCCAAACAAATTTTGCATTAAATTTAGTTGActttttacaaaaattctTAATTCCTCTGAGAGTTGAAGCTCTAAATGGTAACATAAAAAACTTATCAACAGTTAAACTTAATCGACTATTCCCACCTACTATTGATGAAGTTACAAGAATTAACTGTATATTTTTAGATTCATTAAAACTTGCCTCGCCCTATGGAGCATATGAGATTATGAAAGCATGTGACATTACTATTccttatttttataaagcATATACCAGGCATGAAGCTGCCACTAAAGACTatagtaaaaatattacactatttttggaaaaatttAAGGATAATATACCTTATTCTGATACATAtaacaaaatcaaattaGAAACAATCATAAAAGGGCcacaagaaaaattattgaaacttAAACTGATATTGAATAGACTATGGGAATCAAAAAAGTGGCCTAAATCTCAAGAATCTCAAGCTAAGATCTGGTATGACAATacaattgatataataCATTCTTTTGCAACTCTAAAGGAGCCAATTAGCTCTTACAGTACTAGGGTATTTACTCCTTCTGGTAAGATTTTGACCGAATTGGCGAAGCATTGGCCAGTAGAACTTCAATACAAATGGTTAAAAAGAAGGGTTGTAGGTGTATTTGACGTAGAAATAACAAATGATTCTAATACAAGAGGTTTAATAGTAATTTTCAGTGACTATATTGTATTCTTGGAAATTCAAAACTCCAATCAATATTATGAAAAGAGTAGATTACGAAACAAACCTTTGTTGTCTGATATATTGATGAATTCACTAATCAATGAAATTGCGCTTCCACCAAAAATTCCAACTTTATCAGTAAAACATTACTGCTACATTAATAACATATCTGTTTCGATTTTTGAAGACGACAACATAAGGTTTGATTCCTATAACAATGACAATGTTTTTTCGATttcatataaattaatatcaaatagTTCAACTGTTCGTCAAGTTGCAGATTTGGTAACAAAAGCTTCtattttagaaaaagaTACAGCCTTCCATTTATTTAGGTCTTtgacaaaaaatatttcattatattcaaCAGCCCATGAATTGGTATCATACAATGATGAGGGAGTTAAATCAAAGTTTGCACTATTTTTGAACACAACACCTGATAAGGAACTGCTAACAGTAAATAAACTTCATGCTGCTATATTTGCCAGGATTGTTGATGTAGATGATATTCCTAATATGGAGTTGACAGTCATAACAAGCGACAATAGGAAGAaaaaagtaataataaaggCAAATAAATTGAGAGAGGAactttgtaatattttgtcATTAGAGTTAACCAACTGTTTTTCCTCCTTACGCTCGCCATTTTATTCTCAATTACTCAAAGCAAATGAGTTTTTAATAGAAGAAACTTCCAAAAGAATTGTGATGCACAAGAAAGATGAGGAAAAAGAATCccttaaaaaaaataagaaagaagaaactCTTGAAGAGTTTGATTTCTCGCACCAAAAAACTAAATCTTTTAGTACTATTACGACCTTTAGAAGTTATGCCAGTGACTTGCACGATGTCAGTGATACAGAACTAAAATCTAACCTTacagaagaaaagaaaaataagtCTGTTGCCAATAAATCAAGTGTGGTGAAACAATTGGACTCAATAAAAGAAGGGAAACAAAACGATCTTAAAGCTCAAAACAATGCAAAATCTCAAGGCAAATTGAGCTCTCAAAGTAATCGGACTTCTCAGAGTAATCTGAAAACTCAAAACAAAGTTACAGTTGATtcaatcaaaaataatagtacTAAAATTCCTGTTAAGACAAAACCTATCAAGGTAAAGGCTGTTTCAAAACAAGAAAAGTCTAAAAAAGACAATAAATCTGGATTTTTAACAAACTTTAAGGGAATGTTTAAAAAAactaaacaaaataaaacttCAGATATAAAAAGTATCACTACTAAAAGTAATAAGATAAAAACAAGTAAAAAACAATCAAGCAAACCCAGTAAAGTACATACTGACAAAAATATCGTTCCCGATCCAAAGTTAAAGGAAAATAAAGCTAAAAAATCTAGTAGTGTTCAAAATAAACCTgagaaatcaaataaaactgTGAAATCAAATAGTTCAAATGCAAATGAGGACAATGATCCTTCAGCATCTATTAACAACCAAAGAATCTCATCGGTTGTTAGAAATAAAGACTTTGGAAAGCCATCCATTGAGGTTGGGACTGGTCTTACTGATAAAGATTGTAGTAGCAATGGCATTATTCAGAGCGATGAAACCGCATTGTTGGGAGATAAGGTAATGAAatctattgaaaaattaactgCTGccaatgatgatgaaacaAACAGTAATGATAATCATAGCAGAGAATCATTGTCTAGTGCAAAAAACTTAACTGAAGCCAATGAAAATATCCAAGAGTCGACTGATGACcttgtaaataaaacatttgACGATGATCCATTTGGTAATtatgaaattcaaaaagaaCCTcttaattcaaaagaacGGGATAACGCAAATGGTAGCGAAGAATTACCAAAGGTTTTGACTTCCAACATTGATAAGGAAGTAAAAGTCAAAACTATGAATAAAGAGTTAAAAGGTAGTGTTGAACTTATTGCTAACGACGTTTATGATAAAAGACTCCCATCGCTACCTCACTCGAGTGAAACAAACGATACGATACTGTCACAGTCACAGTCACAGTCACAAAGTTCGAATCatttagaaaaaattgGAGACTTTATCTCTAAACTAGAgaccaaaaaaaatgacaGCAATCCATTAGATGCTTCAACAAATGGCAAGTTAGTCAATCATATATTTCCTATTATTCCTAAACCTACTAAAAAAGCTGTTAATATAGAAAGATCGGAATCTTTCATAGAACTGTTTGAATTAACTAGATTAGTTATCGATGAAGTTGATGGTAACTATAATTGGAAGAGATTAGGTACAAATACCTTATCAGATAATGTTGCTatccaaaaaaataaaagtaaaCTAATACCTGAACAACCTACTATACCTGAACAGCCAACAATATTTGAACAACAAGAAGAGTTTTTTGATGCATCCGAATTTGTCGAAGAGGGAGAACATGACGAAATTATACCACCTAAGAATATCATTGTAGAATCTGAAACGAGTAATTTATCTGCTAATTCAAATGATGCCGCCAATCACACGATAGACTTTTTGGAAGAAATTGGTGACATGAtggataatattttgaaaccTGACTCAAAAAAAGTTAGTTCAACTACGAATAATCAACCTAAATTCAAGGTGATTAGTAACTCCCCGGtaagaattattaacaaaaCATTTAAAGCTCAAGATTCTACTCAGGTTCCTAATCAATTAGATAATGTTCCAGATTTACAACTTGTTGATGATGAACGTAGCGTCCATAATAAAGTTGTTGCTATTGCACCAAATGAAGTAGATATTCCTTCTAAGAATCAGCAAGTTAACGAACATTCCAGTAAGAAGAATGAAAATACCGATATGCTTGATGACCTTGATTTTAGCTCATTCgatatttcttttgataaCTCAACCATCAATACCAGTGCAGTCAACAGCCCAGAAAGAGAATTAACAAATGTTGGTATAAACCGTAGGCAACTCACAAACACTGGACCAACTGTTTATAAACTTCCACCGCTATCTATGAACGAACGTGTGATTAGTGGTTCCAAGAAGTTGAATAATATCACCAATAATAAGCTAACTATACCTAATTCAGGAAGTTTTGTAGAAGACGTCATTTGGGTGTCGCCATCTAAACTGACTTTAGATGATGAATCCAATACGTCAAACCATATTGctgataattttgatacCAAAAAGGATAATAACAGTAACTCTCCTTTTTTAATTAGTTCGCAAGATAATATGAATTCAAAACCTAAAAGCTCTAACTCTGCTAAGCTGTCATCAGAATTTTCATATGCTTATTTGGCCAACTATTTAGAAATCTCGcaagatgatgaagaaaagcATAAACTTCCAGAGAAGCTACAATTCaatgaataa
- the TPHA0B03660 gene encoding uncharacterized protein (similar to Saccharomyces cerevisiae IDP2 (YLR174W) and IDP3 (YNL009W); ancestral locus Anc_1.396), whose translation MADIKKVVVKNPIVEMDGDEQTRIIWDLIKNQLILPFLEIDLKYYDLGVENRDLTDDKVTTESAEATLLYNVAVKCATITPDEARVEEFNLKKMWLSPNGTIRNIIGGTVFREPIIIPKIKKIVPNWEKPIIIGRHAHGDQYRATDFVIPKDCSHGKLKLVFEPKAPSSSTEKIERIVYEFNGNDNGGVALAMYNTTNSIVGFARSSFEFALERKLPLYSTTKNTILKKYDGQFKDIFESMYKEEYEEKFKALNIWYEHRLIDDMVAQMLKSKGGFIIAMKNYDGDVQSDIVAQGFGSLGLMTSVLISDDGKTFESEAAHGTVTRHYRQHQLGKETSTNSIASIFAWTKGIIQRGKLDNTPDVIKFGELLEAATIDTVDKDDIMTKDLALILGRTDRASYVTTEEFIEAVAKRLKNKFLSSI comes from the coding sequence ATGGCTGACATTAAAAAAGTTGTAGTTAAAAATCCAATTGTGGAAATGGATGGGGATGAACAAACTAGAATTATTTGGGATTTGAtcaaaaatcaattaattttaccGTTTTTGGAAATCgatttaaaatattatgatttGGGAGTTGAAAACAGAGACTTGACTGATGATAAAGTCACTACAGAATCTGCTGAAGCTACTCTATTATATAATGTTGCTGTCAAATGCGCTACAATTACGCCAGATGAGGCAAGAgttgaagaatttaatttgaaaaaaatgtgGCTCTCACCAAACGGTACaattagaaatattattggCGGTACAGTCTTTAGAGAACCAATTATAATcccaaaaataaaaaagattgTACCAAATTGGGAAAAACCAATAATTATTGGTAGACATGCACATGGTGATCAATATAGAGCCACTGATTTTGTAATACCAAAGGATTGTTCACATggtaaattaaaattagtaTTCGAACCCAAGGCTCCATCATCATCAACTGAGAAAATAGAAAGAATTGTCTATGAATTTAATGGAAATGATAATGGAGGTGTAGCATTGGCAATGTATAATACAACGAATTCAATCGTTGGTTTTGCAAGATcttcatttgaatttgcTTTAGAAAGGAAATTACCATTATACTCGACAACTAAAAACaccattttgaaaaaatatgatgGTCAATTTAAGGATATATTCGAGTCAATGtataaagaagaatacgaagaaaaattcaaagCATTGAATATTTGGTATGAACATCGTTTAATCGATGACATGGTGGCTCAAATGTTGAAATCAAAAGGTGGATTTATTATAGCTATGAAAAACTATGATGGTGATGTTCAAAGTGATATTGTGGCTCAAGGGTTTGGTTCATTGGGTTTAATGACCTCGGTTTTAATATCTGATGATGGTAAAACATTTGAAAGCGAGGCAGCTCATGGAACGGTAACAAGGCATTACAGACAGCATCAGCTTGGTAAAGAAACTTCAACAAATTCTATTGCTTCTATTTTTGCATGGACCAAAGGTATCATCCAAAGGGGTAAATTGGATAATACACCAGATGTAATTAAATTTGGTGAATTATTAGAAGCCGCTACAATTGACACAGTCGATAAAGATGATATAATGACAAAAGATTTGGCATTGATCCTTGGCAGGACAGACAGAGCAAGTTATGTCACCACTGAAGAATTTATCGAAGCAGTAGCAAAAAGattgaaaaacaaatttCTTAGTTCTATTTAA
- the DCC1 gene encoding Dcc1p (similar to Saccharomyces cerevisiae DCC1 (YCL016C); ancestral locus Anc_1.405) — MSINLHTKLKNDYSYKLIQLTPDLLKILTNKENRNSLQFKSVSRDLNNDDETNQNNDVVLCSDDKTWLMRQMNHSNTVLLMKEFIPDEAPDSDKVPLFGTNTAPNKDYLGFVRTTFEYETQLINNPLVNLNNIPIYNGEIEFPKKSEKLHIKDKKTILKNSLCSREEFDRRWTNIGGCRINGYMCILSSDFMSKVLHIVLMSIMAESLDTKNLTIKDIYNAVNKDINEDQENTKNNLYSKDVVETVIKKFSLMNIESKQETWRLNMKEIVMWYGINALKKYVSKKSMSQDEFLIKWKSLFPPYFPSEMDLQLLAGWYYRPSSNSIQYISKDILPNDIKDRFKMLFKLQSQWQQEDIVPFIEEFNTKNLKIDSFIMKFSRRKRIGNKFIISSR, encoded by the coding sequence ATGTCCATTAATTTGCATACAAAActtaaaaatgattattcttataaattgattcaattgaCTCCagatcttttaaaaatattaactaACAAAGAGAATAGGAATAGTTTACAATTTAAATCGGTCAGCCgagatttaaataatgacgATGAAACCAACCAAAACAATGATGTTGTATTGTGTTCTGATGATAAAACGTGGCTAATGAGACAGATGAACCATTCTAATACTGTTCTTTTAATGAAAGAATTTATACCTGATGAGGCACCTGATTCAGACAAAGTACCATTATTCGGTACCAATACCGCACCTAATAAGGACTACTTAGGGTTTGTTAGAACTACATTCGAATATGAAACacaattaattaataaccCATTAGTTAATTTGAACAACATTCCAATATATAACGGTGAAATAGAATTTCCAAAAAAGTCAGAAAAGTTGCatataaaagataaaaaaactaTCTTAAAAAATTCACTCTGTTCTAGAGAAGAGTTTGACCGTAGATGGACGAATATTGGTGGATGTCGTATAAATGGCTATATGTGTATATTGTCATCAGATTTTATGTCCAAAGTGTTGCACATCGTGTTAATGAGCATAATGGCAGAATCCCTGGATactaaaaatttaacaattaaagatatataCAACGCTGTTAACAAAGATATAAATGAGGACCAGGAAAATACTAAGAATAActtatattcaaaagatgTTGTAGAGACAGTAATCAAAAAGTTTAGTTTGATGAATATTGAATCAAAACAAGAAACTTGGAGATTAAATATGAAAGAAATAGTGATGTGGTATGGTATAAATgctttaaaaaaatatgtttcCAAGAAAAGTATGTCACAAGATGAATTTTTGATCAAATGGAAATCATTATTTCCACCTTATTTCCCAAGTGAAATGGATTTACAATTACTGGCCGGTTGGTATTATAGACCGTCATCGAATTCTATCCAATACATATCGAAAGATATACTACCCAACGACATTAAAGATAGGTTCAAAATGCTTTTCAAGTTGCAATCACAGTGGCAACAAGAAGATATTGTGCcatttattgaagaatttaacacgaaaaatttaaagatagaTAGTTTTATTATGAAATTCTCCAGGCGTAAAAGAATTGGTaacaaattcattattagtAGCAGATAA
- the PET8 gene encoding Pet8p (similar to Saccharomyces cerevisiae PET8 (YNL003C); ancestral locus Anc_1.404): protein MAYDGFLISLLSGAAAGTSTDLLFFPIDTIKTRLQAKGGFFYNGGYRGIYKGLGSAVIASAPSASLFFVTYDYMKVELKQMLLRYNKNNQSEWINTVTHMTASSLGEISACMVRVPAEVIKQRTQTSISKNNSTSWQTFKTLLKNENGQGFRNNFYRGWASTILREIPFTCIQFPLYEYLKKAWLLHDIDILSEKSEMISTDSLNTTLSPWKGAICGSIAGGIAAATTTPLDVLKTRIMLSDKSMGTIKLVQNLYHEEGMKVFFKGVGPRSMWISAGGAVFLGVYEITRSVLINTKSHQKPFIE from the coding sequence ATGGCTTATGATGGGTTTCTTATTTCTCTGCTAAGTGGTGCTGCTGCAGGTACATCGACtgatttattgtttttccCAATTGATACAATAAAAACCAGGTTACAGGCAAAAGGTGGGTTTTTCTACAATGGTGGCTACAGAGGAATCTATAAAGGTTTAGGTAGCGCAGTCATTGCTAGTGCCCCAAGTGCTTCTCTATTCTTTGTTACTTATGATTACATGAAGGTAGAATTAAAACAAATGTTATtaagatataataaaaataaccAATCTGAATGGATAAATACAGTGACTCATATGACTGCATCTTCCTTAGGTGAAATTTCTGCTTGTATGGTCAGAGTTCCTGCTGAAGTTATAAAGCAAAGAACTCAAACATCGATTTCTAAAAATAACTCTACATCTTGGCAGActtttaaaacattattgaaaaacGAAAATGGTCAAGGttttagaaataatttttatcgTGGTTGGGCATCGACAATTTTAAGAGAAATTCCTTTCACTTGCATACAATTCCCattatatgaatatttgaagaaagCATGGTTATTACATGACATCGATATACTCAGTGAGAAATCAGAAATGATATCCACTGATTCGCTAAATACAACTTTATCCCCATGGAAAGGTGCTATTTGTGGTTCAATCGCTGGTGGTATTGCAGCAGCTACCACAACTCCACTAGATGTACTAAAGACTAGAATAATGCTAAGTGACAAATCCATGGGCACGATTAAACTGGTTCAAAATTTGTACCACGAAGAAGGTATGaaagtattttttaaagGTGTGGGCCCACGGTCTATGTGGATCAGTGCAGGTGGTGCGGTATTCTTGGGTGTCTATGAGATCACTAGATCTGTGTTAATTAACACAAAGAGCCATCAGAAACCATTTATTGAATGA